In Vigna angularis cultivar LongXiaoDou No.4 chromosome 8, ASM1680809v1, whole genome shotgun sequence, the DNA window CTGAAATCAGCTCAACacaaagaattcagtcaagatgcacacatgctttagtgttcacataatcacataatatccaacaaatgctattctcatgaatgataaataaactaagcatagatgtaatcatgtgctcatggaatctttcctcactagataaagtgtttcactcaaacacacaagtgtataagaggtcactccttcactctactatcacaatgtcacatgaattaactttgcctttcatttaaccacaatcaaacacagtCACGAGCacgtatcatcacaaggacttttctatggcttataatgtcgCTGGGCTAacaaaaaaattggtttttctagatcacaaaattcttgagttaagtgaatcatctaaacacgaccatttttccttcttcccaactttcttttgcattgagccttcctttttctttcttttcttttcctttttcttttacttttcacatgcttagctcaatgcttttcatattcccttttttaaaccacccaacaaccccaaaattgaacatttatcaatacacaagatatcttcaactcaactcaaggtaaagcttttcaaaaagggttttctatcatgttcaaaggtaagggttcaaaggacagaacacattgtgctctcttttattgggctaaaatcatgcatttggctaataaagggtaacaacagatggccttgatcgTATGATACATACAAGCATGTGATTCAGTCATAGAAACcagggcaaagtcattcatgctttcaaagtaatagcattcattcaccaaaaactctggagttcaaaacctcacatataggatcattcaacattccacatacatatcctgcttagcatcataatcataattataacatcatgcatttgttcacataaCTCGTGATGTATATCAGCATATAATGCACAATCTCAACTTCAATCattatccaagcatcatcaagtaatactcatcatgcataaatcacaagcaaaTCATCATAGCatataaagtttcaaactgagtacatcaaaccctattctaaaaacagaagcaaataaattcaatagtacaaaacaaaagataacaaATCCTACTCTAGAGGTGAtaacattcatcagtaaatgctatctcagctcctcatcaacccatgtTGTCATTTGTATCTTCgtcctcttcatcatcctcagcatcttcaaaagcatcttcatcatcctcatcatccatagctgaagcttcagcagCTCCAGCTCTACTGTCCTAAGCTTGCTTctctggccatgccaccacattatgaaactcatccatggtccacctatgtgctgggggtgtatcatacatcccaataatcatGTCTGttgtggccacctgccctctgtggatggactgcatcctagcatctataagaggcatatacatgtccctcatctgaaatggttcCGCCCCCTGAGTCTCTACAGATGCATGGCCCTATGGTGGTCCTCTTTCTCTGCGAGGACGGCGTGGtggtactggctgagctgcctcatcaCCTCCATAATACTgtttgtaataggcctcatcaatagatttcctaggcctctcaaatggtggagtaGAGATATTCACCCCAGCTAGCTCACATAAATGTGTAATCAGAGAGGGATGCTTAGAGGTGCTTTATTATTcatagtgttggcacacacctgtatctcattAGCTATAACCTGTCCAATATTAATGCTCATCCCTCTGAGCACACAGTACAAGAGAAGCGCCCTGCTGACAATTATGTCTGAGACATGTGAGAATGtctggatgttggcatgagaaaatgccatccaatactttgctagagGAGTCAGATCAACTCTCCTGATGTTCACTATAGCACCGTTCCTGTTTCTCTGAAAGTGTCCACCAGGCACACATAGCATACTTTCCACATCACCAAAGTCTACTCCTTCTTCCATATTGAGAGCAAACTAACACTGCTCACCAACCCATTCAGTATTTAAGAATCTTCTAATGGAATCAGGGTCAAACCGAATGGCgtgtcctctaacatagctcagATAATCTTCAAcaggatgatcacccaaccttcttgcgttggtgtaaaattctttcaccattgCTATGTTAGCTGGTGTAGGGTAAGTGGCTAGTCTCCCTAGTTCCTATTCTCCAATTGCTCCAAAACTATGGAGCCAAGTCAGTATCAATGCAACCTTCCTATCCATTAAAAGCCTCCTATCTTAGACAACTTTGAAATGACGCTCATGCttgcgggaaaggaacttgTTGGTATAGGAGCGttctggttccttatccttcctTTTGGATCCTACAGTCTTGATCCTCTTGCCCAATGAGGAggtcatccctacatcaaacacaattcaagaAAACACAAGAcatattgttaagcattagtaaaccacaaacaacaccctaaGATCAGTCCTATCACTATTGAGGGCAATAGAAACCCCTCAACACAACCTGTGCAATAAACCAACAAGCCAAAGAGCATCAAAAACCACTCTGCCAGAATCGCGCTCAGgggtaatttccgctgagcggcaattctacagatttttaaaaatcatgCACAAATGCTGCTAATCTCCACCCATATGCAGTCTTCCTAGTTCTAGACCCAAATCAAGTAGTTTAATCgtttcaaacaacaattaattcatctaatcatgcataaaaatcaaaatccctcaagaatcatgcttagacaaccatgttcataccaattcatgctttcaaaaaccTAGAATGGAAAATGCTTGTACTTACTTGGATGGAGATGCTAAATGAGTGAAAAAATACTCTAGGAATGTGAAGAAATcaacccccaacaacaatgctctcaccaaaccccaaacttgaatgaAAACTTGATGCAAAAGTGAATGGAAGAGAGGTTTTGTGAAGggggaagaaggaaaaagtgaggagaactctttggagagtgcttgagagtgtgtgGGAAGAGGAAGATATGAAAATAGAAGCAAAACCGcgccctagggtataaaaatacccaaATGGGCCTAATCCCACTGAGCCCATTTGAACCAAACCAGTCCACCCAACTCTACAGTGTTggcgctcagcggaaatttccgctgagcgacATTTGTggcacttcttctccttcttcctagctttcCCTAGGTCTCTTATAATCATGCCTCTCACTCACCTCATGCATTTATGTTCTCACATCACTCATACATTCCATCCCTATTATGCatctaaagcagaatcaaaataaacaaacacaaataaagtaaatcaactaggttgcctcccaggtagcgcttgtttaacgtcacgagcctaacccaaaatcctccagcatccttcggtaattaccaacacccatcagtaggtgtaaataaacctagtatccttcagtagatactcaaccacctagcctccatcagtagatgttataccATAAATCtcaaacaacataaatcaatgtcccaaagtttataaaattacataaccaaaatcaaagaaattaatgttctcaaatcactggggtgcctcccagtaagcgctcttttaacgtcattagcttgacccaataagctcaCGTTCCATCTTCACTGTTGgtgttcctttttctttcatcacaccaactcatcaactgcttccggtccacctttttgactctccttgaatatgaagcttcaatttctatcacaccattctctttatagtctttcacaacccacaacttgttgtTGAATCTTATTGgtgtaccaagtttgagttgtgcCTGGATAGAGTCATCATGAACCTTCCTTCctttgtcatctttttcttcttccctaacctatgacaagaaacaatgtttacctttgaaGACCGGCTTTGCAGCTTTTGAACTAGTCAAGggtgcatccttacatgcagctttatgactagcctcCTTCTCTTAAATCTACTACTCCCCTTTAAAGACATTAGAGATCACcttttcttctcggtcttgaagcactattATCCCATCATCCACAATGATAATTACCtttgccgttttcataaacggtcttccaagaatgattgggaccttctcatcctccttcatctccatcaccacaaaatctaCCAGGAATTTTAATTTGTCTATGCAAACCATCACATCTTCTGCCACACCATAAGGTCTCTTggaagatccatctgccattagcaaagtcacctttgttgggTTGACTTCAAGATAACCAATCCTTTCAAGCAGAGATAAAGGCATCAGATTAATGcatgaccctaaatcaattagggctttcatTATTCTCTCTTTCCCTatgacgcaaggaatagtaaaacttcctaGATCTTTCACCTTTGGAGGAAGTGGCTTCTTCTTAATAGCACTGCAATCTCCCTTTTAatctagatatctcttctttgtggagacttgcttcatgtgctttgcataagctggaatttgttgcaatgcttcacTCAAAGGTATTGTAATCTCCAATTGCCTGAAGATGTCTTTAAAGCGCCCaaattgtctctctttttcaatcttttcactctccttaggataaggaagaattttatcacttttctcaatttttttttctctcccctcttcttttcattctctcttttctcatcCTCACCTAGTATCTCTTCTTTGTTCTCCACTCTTTTTTCCAACTCAACACTCTCTTTCTCATCCACCCTCTTGTCATCTACACTTACAATAGCTTTGCACTCttccctagggttaacctcagtattagccccaaaactcttatTAGGCATATCCTTCAAATCCTTAGCCATTTAGCCCatctgtatctccaaatttttaattgaagCTTTAGTGCTTTTATGATTAGAGATGGTCAcctgaataaattgttgaagagtttcttcaagctttgatgATTTCTCATTTAGTGCAAATACTTGTTGCCATAttgatggttgttgttgtggtctattaaAATGTCCTACTTGTCCAGCTTGTCCATTCtaaccttgacccatgcttgggtgtggtttccacccttggttgtagttCCCTTGgcagtatggaaattgattggccataaaATTAACATCGTCTAaagcctccactggaaaagcgcattgaccattgatatggtcaccaccacacagTTCAcagttgttgttgaacctgtgcaacattctttaactcctttggcaactgagcaagtgtctttgtcaaattctccaactgttgagttatgattttgttttgtgcaagcaaggcgtcttgagattgcaattgtagaaccccCTTCTGTTGAATTGGAGCTCCTATCtcattatgcatctcattatcatttgtagccatattgtcaatcaattcagtggcttcctctagagtcttgcatttaatattacctccagttgaggcatctagcattAACTTGGTTtatgaaccaagacctccaaggaaaagaatgactacaGTTGTttcgtcaaagccatgagtgggtgtctttctcaacaaactcttgtatctatcccaggcttgacctagcgtctcctccatgccttgtctaaaataagaaatctcttgcttccctttgttgattttagattATGGTAAGTACTTGTTTAAGAACTTTGAAACCACagcttcccattcagtaaagctttCCTCTgaaaaagaattcaaccataacttagcattgcctcccaatgagaaaggaaacaaactaagctttattgcttcatccggcacaccattgatctttacagtgttgaAAATCTCAATGAATGTGgtgagatgctcatatggactttcatgtgatagcccattaaattggttgctcttgaccaattgtatcaacgccggtttcacctccatgtttgcagcattgaccctcggcctaacaatgctattaaagtgatgagggccaacaacagtgGTGTAATCCGCCAAAGTACGTCTACCATTGTTCTCTGCAGCCATCTCTTTAGTACTCTGGctagatctttgtggtgagggttgtagaagtgtttccggagaaggaGATAGTTATCTGGAAGTTCgaatcctccttctccttctactttcgtccaatccttcaaaaAGAAGTTCCAAAGTTTTTTTGCTCCTAGTCctaattgtatcctgcatacacaagaacacaaaaccctagaaacaatttttagcacaaaaagatagagaagataaactaaaaagatagaaagataaagattaaaaacataaagataaaataatagaaaaataaaaagataaataaaaatgataaaaagataaaaattcaagtcaaagttaatcaataatcacacaaatagaatagttaacctcgagtccccgacaacggcgccaaaaacttgttaaccctcggcaagtgtaaccgaatcgtatcaagtaataataaatggtaagaccaagtatcgtttcgcaaaggactcacggcctaaacaattatgtgatttgttgattaaattagacttgtgaataaagttttgtagatttaaatgcaaatactaaaaagtaaatatgaatgcatgtattgatcaattgaacaaaagaagcaaaacatgATTAAAATATGTGgaatgataatgttgttgggggttttcaattcatcctatccactctcatgtattcaagaattcatcttcttcattaatgttaatgccactttctaatttaccttaaacccaatgtcttggtgaagaaagcctaatcctaatcactagtttacaatgtcttgtctccctagcaattattcatgcattacattcgcacagaagcttaaaggcaaccaatcctcctatccctatgtctaggcaatattactattgggagaattccttcatgtctagatttacctatatgtgtccatacaaataaaatcaatgatcatgcaattgaatgagttaaacaaagcatgcatagagtatagaagaaaaaccctaaaaattaatgaaagaaagcatatggattaaagaaccaattcaatacataagagtttcaaaggattacattgattccccaacaacaatgaaggtttagttcaccataatcatggtgaaactagatgaaaaataatgaaagaatgaaagataaaaccctagaatttgaagagtggaacctgagcatccaaaatcctccttcaaggggtgaagaaagtgtgattttgcttcgttctgccaaaagatactaaccctaggtcgactaaaaccttatatagactcttaaagattacagaaaagtggcccaaggcccattaaaatACCGTTCAGCGATaattaccgctcaacggtaagtgcggttcttctatttgacgctcagCTACAGATTTGCCCTTTAGCGGTGACTACGAgacttcagagtgccgctcagcggtaatttccgctgagtggtacttgcggctcttcttttatgcactttgtcttccttttctgactccaacttatggctacttcacttcttccattcaattcatcttaaaacctgcaaaaacgaaagaaaccaagcataaaacccatccaactctcttatttccaaaacataagcaaaagcatgattacaagctagtttctaagtcataaaggttgtctttaaggtcaaaattaagtataaaaataacggtttttcaaccgttatcagttgCCCTGTTCGTGTGTGacaggaagaagaacaaggggttcttgactttgagaggggtTCTCAAAGGGTACTGCAGTGAAGACGTGTGGTTGTTTATGCAGGTGTtatctttctatatttgattgttgagtGGGAGAGGTGTTTACATTTTGAGAGAGTTCTCTGTAAAACCTTTGGTGTAAAACtcaaatcattatagtgaaagagccttcaatctaaggttgattggaaggaaactggatgtaggcattgaggccaaATCAGGATAAAAAgattgtgtttgttttcctttctctatctttttacTAGTTACAAATTCATCCCCGCTCTTGGTAAAAGAAACTGGCCATATATTTTCTTACAAGTATCTTACTTGTTCACTAAGCGAGCGAGTTCTGACTGAGAGAAAAGGGTCTTGGCAACAATCTTCCTATCCTCTTTAAATCTGAATTTTCCTACCCAATAATCTATAAAAAGACCACATAAAATTTAACTTgagataaatagaaaaatttacaTCTTCTTATGAGGAAAACacataatacaaatttaaagttaaaaataagcATGGCCAATAAGTATTTATCACACTTATCACCTTCAACCTTGGAGAGCAAGCCTTCTTCAAATAGGTTCATGTTGACTAAGGTTAACTATCCAAATGCACCCCATCTTATGGGCTTCTTCCAAGTCCAAAAACCCTACATTACTTGATCCATTATACAAgactcaaaataaaattctatacCATTAGGTCTATAATACAAGGCCAAAAACAAACCTATTCTACTAATAATTCATTGATAACCTATGATGATAAGAGTTTGGGCTTACATTTCACATATGACTCTAACTCTTGTGAAGTGTGTTTGACCATAACTAGAGGGTATGTCATTACTTTCCCATTAAAATCTTTCTCTCCATGTTGAACATCATTTTAACCTATCACTATTTCACCTTCGTAAttctttaactattttttctttttgtcctTTTAAAATCTCGtaatattaagaaattattgcttacCGATATTTTGTCTAACCATTTATCCTTTCAAAATTGTCTTCTTACCAAATCCGACTTTCCACACAACATTACTTTGAAACCAGTTACTCACACACCTCATGTAACACCATGTCTTTGGTGTCACATAAGTTATAAAGTTTCATATGCATATAAAGATATTGACATTCCTCTGtaactaaaattttacaaaataatactaaataaaatttaaatcctAAAACTTCATCCAggataataaaattcaaaaacatttaacatCACCGATCATCTACTATTGTACGTCTTTACTTGTAGTGTCACATGCTTTCGTGCCATACACACGATCACAgcaaaaatcacacaaacataACACACATGGTAGgttactagaaaaaaaaacatataatcaaATCACAGTCATATGTTCTCCAAACCACACCGTTCATCATACACgtacaaaaaaatttaacatgcATTTTGTCAATTACATCATGAAAGAttaagaatattaaatttgattatgagATTTTGTACTTCATATAGATTTGTGTGTTACACCTTGCCCAAAAATTCTATCCATGTATTGATGTGACACTAAGAATCactaagttaaaaattaaacttatataattagtgttaaatttaaaatgatatagtagaaataaaaaaataaaaaaagattgcATGACTtctataatataaaagttttaaaattgatttcaattaaatattaaggCCTATTAATGTTAGAAAGTATATTAAGGCCTATTAAAGTACTATTTgagattttattgaattttatgttacatttttaaatttattttttttaagaaatgaaaagagGCCGATCGACATTAATTTAATAAGacaaaatgattatttttaatttgtcaagTTCTCTCTAACatctaataaaatatgttatagaTAAAGCCGGATAGTatctcagttttttttttaatttttacattatatgtaaaatcttataattaatttattcaaattaagaatttaaaaactataatttaaaaatttctatttctaaattataatataaaactaacatttatttctgtttgttttactaaaaatcttaattagttaattaagacttaaaaaacatttatataattaaatttttatatataaatatagattagTGAGCTAATTTGCAGGTATTTATCAACAACACTTCCTCGTGATTTTCCCACAATAGCTAGCAGTACTGTGTGTCATGTTAAAAGCAGAAGCTGAAGCTTATACGCATACGCGTTTGACGGAAGGAAACGTGGATCCAAATACTGCACAAAACGCTAATTTGCAGTTTCAAAAGGCCATAACCAAACAAGAAAGAACGAAAACGTTGTTCATGAAATGATAATTTCCACAGTTCCCGCCATAACATTAAATCTACAGCATCACTCATCAAATCCACATTCCAACTCCAACGATCCCTATCTTCGTAGAAACGTGATTTCACTTCTTCTCAAGAACCGCAGGAGCCCCAAACATGTTCAATCAATTCACGGCCACGCCATAAAAACAGGAACTTCACAAGACCCTTTTGTGGCCTTCGAACTTCTTCGGCAATATTGCAAGCTGAACTCCATCGATCATGCCACCAAGCTCTTCTACTACACCCAAAACCCAAATGTGTACCTTTACACTTCCCTCATTGATGGGTTTGTGTCCTTTGGCTCTTACACAGATGCCATCAATTTGTTTGGCCAAATGGTTCGTGGGCATATTTTGGCTGATAGCTATGTAGTCACTGCGGTGTTGAAAGCGTGTGTGCTTCAACGAGCCTTGGGAAGTGGTAGAGAGGTTCATGGGCTTGTTTTCAAATATGGGTTGAGTTTGGATAGGTCCATAGCGCTGAAGCTGGTTGAATTGTATGGGAAATGTGGGGTCCTGGAGGATGCGtggaaggtgtttgatgaaatgcctgaAAGGGATGTTGTAGCGAGTACCGTTATGATGGGTTCGTGTTTCGACTGTGGGATGGTTGAGGAGGCGATTGGGGTGTTCAATGAGATGAGGAGTCGGGATACGGTGTGCTGGACATTGATGATTGATGGGTTGGTAAGGAATGGGGAGTTCAATAGGGGGTTGGAGATGTTTAGGGAGATGCAAGTGAAGGGTGTGAGGCCAAATGAGGTTAGCTTTGTTTGTGTCTTGTCTGCGTGTTCACAGTTGGGAGCTTTGGAACTCGGGCGATGGATTCATGCATACTTGGGCAAGTGCAATATTGAGGTTAACTGGTTTGTTGCCGGCGCTTTGATCAACATGTATTCGAGGTGTGGTGACATAGATGAGGCACAGGTTTTGTTTGACGGGGTGAAAGTGAAGGATGTGTCAACTTATAATTCCATGATCGGGGGATTGGCTATGCATGGGAAGAGCATTGAAGCTGTTGAGTTGTTTAGGGAAATGCTTACGCAGAGGGTTAGGCCAAATGGTATAACATTTGTTGGGGTTTTGAATGCTTGCAGCCATGGGGGGTTGGTGGATTTGGGTTGTGAGATATTTCAATCAATGAAAAGGGTTCATGGGATTGAACCAGCGGTAGAACACTACGGCTGCTTGGTTGACATTCTTGGCAGGGTTGGTAGGCTTGAAGAGGCCTTTGACTTCATTCTGAGGATGGGAGGACAAGCTGATGATAAAATGCTTTGTTCTGTATTAAGTGCTTGTAAAATCCACAGAAACATAGAGATAGGAGAAAAAGTTGCAAATCTTTTGAGTGAACATTCTGGGATAGATTCCGGATCATTCATCATGCTGTCGAATTTCTATGCTTCCTTGGGAAGATGGAACAATGCTGCAGAAGTTAGAGAAAAGATGGAGAAGAGAGGAATGATAAAGGAACCAGGGTGTAGTTCTATTGAAGTTAATAATGCAATTCATGAGTTTCTTTCAGGAGACCTTAGACACCCTGAGAGGAAAAAGATCTACAAAAAGTTAGAGGAGTTGAACTATTTGGCAAAGTTGGAAGGTTATTCACCTGCAACTGATGTGGCTTTACATGATATTGATGATGAACAAAAGGAATTGGCTTTGGCTGTACATAGTGAGAGACTTGCAATATGCTATGGACTAATCTCAACTCGACCTTTCGCAATACTTAGAGTTGggaaaaatttaagaatatgtgctgATTGCCACGCAATGATCAAGCTCATTGCGAAGATTACTAGGCGAAAAATTGTGGTTAGAGATCGCAATAGATTCCATCATTTTGAAAATGGAGATTGCTCTTGTAATGATTACTGGTGAATAATACTGATTTTAGTATATATTAGACGCATAGTGATTGAAACCTAGAATTTGTTAATATATCATCCATCTGTTTCGATTTgacataattatattatatgaagATTTCCCTTAAATTTATGTGTAAATTAGTCATATTAAGGATATACCTATGCTTGTATTATATCTATCATCTATTATATACAATGCTTACTACTCACATTTTAATTAAGTATACACTGAGAAGTTTTTTGCAATTgacttgaaaaatattaaattatctaaaCAGTTTTTAACTGATCTTGAATGATCTAAAGTGACCAATATCagaaacataattatttaatataatcattCTTAAATGTCTTGCTATAATCTTTAAAATTGATGAAATGTAACAATGAACTTTAAAAACAGTTCATTTTTAAATCCGTGCACTCACACTTTACTTAAGAAAAACTAAATCTTAAATatagtgtttttttttggaGAGCGAAGGTGAAGCACACATATAAGACGTGTCTACatgaaataaattgataaaaacttgaaattgaaaaaacaatagtaagagaaaagttgaaaagtaaatgtaagaaagaaagttttAACAATTATGCTATAAATTAGAAAGAGAACATACACTTGTTAAagtattattgttttttgtttatctaGACATGAATAATGTAACATTTACGGACATACCTGAATATACAATATGGTATCAAAAACCTATGCCTACGTtatgtattaataaataaaagtgcGTAATATTGACTTTTGAACACCACATGCTCCCCCGACGTTCCTACAAGTTTTTTTAGTTGGAAACATCGTCATAAATGAAACAGAGAATTTCTGTATGCTACTTGAAGATTAACTTGTTGATTCTATTCTTGACAGGAAATTCCTGTGGCAACATCATCATCaggttccttcttctttcttgatcttattttcttttatttctgcaTTGAAACGACGTTGAAGTCTTTTCTTTCTATGcagttttcttcttcctctgttTTGAGAAGGTGTTCTAAAAAAGAGAGGTAAATATTTGTATTGGAGTTAGATTTTGATGATTTTTGTTCCCATATTAATTCAACAACTTCACTTGTTCAATTGGCATAGAAGATTTGATGATGGGGCTAGATTTTTAGATTCAATGTGCATTAGATCTATGTTTGAACAAGAATAGCATGAACAAGCAACACAATTTTATTCCTAGAGTTGTGTTTGGTGCATCTTTCAGGTTTATTTCTTTCA includes these proteins:
- the LOC108344964 gene encoding putative pentatricopeptide repeat-containing protein At5g59200, chloroplastic, whose protein sequence is MIISTVPAITLNLQHHSSNPHSNSNDPYLRRNVISLLLKNRRSPKHVQSIHGHAIKTGTSQDPFVAFELLRQYCKLNSIDHATKLFYYTQNPNVYLYTSLIDGFVSFGSYTDAINLFGQMVRGHILADSYVVTAVLKACVLQRALGSGREVHGLVFKYGLSLDRSIALKLVELYGKCGVLEDAWKVFDEMPERDVVASTVMMGSCFDCGMVEEAIGVFNEMRSRDTVCWTLMIDGLVRNGEFNRGLEMFREMQVKGVRPNEVSFVCVLSACSQLGALELGRWIHAYLGKCNIEVNWFVAGALINMYSRCGDIDEAQVLFDGVKVKDVSTYNSMIGGLAMHGKSIEAVELFREMLTQRVRPNGITFVGVLNACSHGGLVDLGCEIFQSMKRVHGIEPAVEHYGCLVDILGRVGRLEEAFDFILRMGGQADDKMLCSVLSACKIHRNIEIGEKVANLLSEHSGIDSGSFIMLSNFYASLGRWNNAAEVREKMEKRGMIKEPGCSSIEVNNAIHEFLSGDLRHPERKKIYKKLEELNYLAKLEGYSPATDVALHDIDDEQKELALAVHSERLAICYGLISTRPFAILRVGKNLRICADCHAMIKLIAKITRRKIVVRDRNRFHHFENGDCSCNDYW